Proteins found in one Luteimonas chenhongjianii genomic segment:
- a CDS encoding kinase — protein MSTAPASGPWPETLAGRLLARLRPGDAPRVLGISGLQGTGKSTLAAQIVSTAAARGLRAAVLSLDDLYLDRGARLALARDVHPLLATRGPPGTHEVALGLSIIDAVRGRAQTRLPRFDKLGDRRLPEGAWPRVHGLDLLVFEGWCLGATAQDDAALAAPLNALERDEDAEGVWRRWCNAALARDYPPLWGAIDTLAFLQPPGFEVVPEWRWQQERSLQQAAPGIRGMDRAQIGRFVQHYERVSRRALQTLPMSADVVVRLDAQRRILAME, from the coding sequence ATGTCCACGGCTCCCGCTTCCGGCCCATGGCCCGAGACCCTCGCCGGACGGCTGCTCGCCCGGCTGCGCCCGGGCGATGCGCCGCGCGTGCTCGGCATCAGCGGCCTGCAGGGCACCGGCAAATCCACGCTCGCCGCCCAGATCGTGAGCACCGCCGCCGCGCGCGGGCTGCGCGCCGCGGTCCTGTCGCTCGACGATCTGTATCTGGATCGAGGCGCGCGCCTTGCACTGGCCCGCGACGTCCATCCCCTGCTCGCGACCCGCGGCCCGCCCGGCACGCACGAGGTCGCGCTCGGCCTTTCGATCATCGATGCGGTGCGTGGGCGCGCGCAGACCCGGCTCCCGCGCTTCGACAAGCTCGGCGACCGCCGCCTGCCCGAAGGCGCCTGGCCACGGGTCCATGGGCTCGACCTGCTGGTCTTCGAAGGCTGGTGCCTCGGCGCGACGGCGCAGGACGACGCGGCGCTCGCCGCGCCGCTCAATGCCCTCGAGCGTGACGAGGATGCGGAAGGCGTGTGGCGCCGCTGGTGCAATGCCGCCCTCGCCCGCGACTATCCGCCCCTCTGGGGTGCCATCGACACACTGGCCTTCCTGCAGCCGCCCGGCTTCGAGGTCGTGCCGGAATGGCGCTGGCAACAGGAGCGATCTCTGCAGCAAGCCGCGCCGGGCATCCGCGGCATGGACCGGGCGCAGATCGGCCGGTTCGTGCAGCACTACGAGCGGGTCAGCCGGCGGGCATTGCAGACCCTGCCGATGTCGGCCGATGTCGTGGTCAGGCTCGATGCGCAGCGGCGGATCCTCGCCATGGAGTGA
- a CDS encoding shikimate kinase codes for MHSAPNLVLVGPMGAGKSSIGRRIAARFGLAFVDIDQEIEQRTGARISMIFECEGEAGFRARERATLADILVGSRQVIATGGGAVLDPGNRSLLRARGFVVHMHADIDTQLTRLARDRTRPLLAGDNPVEVLRRLAAERAPLYAECAHLRFDTGPHACNEATAQLGHLIETHWQPPADPDASVVASAGAASSPVP; via the coding sequence ATGCACTCCGCCCCCAACCTCGTGCTCGTCGGACCGATGGGCGCCGGCAAATCCTCGATCGGACGCCGGATCGCCGCGCGCTTCGGCCTGGCGTTCGTCGACATCGACCAGGAGATCGAGCAGCGCACCGGCGCACGCATCTCGATGATCTTCGAGTGCGAGGGCGAAGCCGGATTCCGCGCACGCGAGCGCGCAACGCTGGCCGACATCCTCGTCGGCTCCCGCCAGGTGATCGCCACCGGCGGCGGCGCGGTGCTCGATCCCGGCAACCGCAGCCTACTCCGCGCCCGCGGCTTCGTCGTGCACATGCATGCGGATATCGACACCCAGCTCACCCGTCTGGCCCGCGACCGTACCCGTCCGCTGCTCGCGGGTGACAACCCGGTAGAGGTCCTGCGCCGGCTCGCAGCCGAGCGTGCGCCGCTGTATGCAGAGTGTGCGCACCTGCGCTTCGATACCGGGCCGCACGCCTGCAACGAAGCCACGGCGCAGCTTGGCCATCTGATCGAAACCCACTGGCAGCCACCCGCCGACCCGGACGCCTCCGTCGTCGCGTCCGCCGGCGCCGCGTCCAGCCCCGTCCCATGA
- a CDS encoding YggS family pyridoxal phosphate-dependent enzyme: protein MSTLPARNALDAVLARLRKAAADASRPQPPRLLAVGKRHPAEAIAALAAAGQRAFGENYVQEAAGKIEALAGLDLEWHLIGHLQSNKAKQAAALFDWVQTVDRMKLVDALSAHRPAARDALNVLVQVNIDDESSKHGCAPTEVPTLVAAIRAAPGLRLRGLMAIPAPHAEPSRRREAFARMRRLFDTVAGQDPAIDTLSMGMSDDLELAIAEGATMVRVGTALFGARLSR, encoded by the coding sequence GTGTCGACACTCCCCGCCCGCAACGCACTCGACGCGGTGCTCGCGCGCCTGCGGAAAGCGGCGGCCGACGCGTCGCGGCCGCAGCCCCCGCGCCTGCTCGCTGTCGGCAAGCGGCACCCAGCCGAAGCCATCGCCGCGCTCGCGGCCGCGGGCCAGCGCGCATTCGGCGAGAACTATGTCCAGGAGGCCGCCGGCAAGATCGAAGCCCTGGCCGGACTGGATCTGGAATGGCACCTGATCGGCCACCTGCAGTCGAACAAGGCGAAGCAGGCGGCCGCGCTGTTCGACTGGGTGCAGACCGTCGACAGGATGAAACTGGTCGACGCACTGTCCGCGCACCGGCCGGCCGCGCGCGACGCTCTGAACGTGCTGGTGCAGGTCAACATCGATGACGAGTCGAGCAAACACGGATGCGCGCCGACCGAAGTGCCGACGCTGGTGGCGGCGATCCGCGCCGCGCCCGGCCTGCGCCTGCGCGGCCTGATGGCGATTCCCGCGCCTCACGCCGAACCGTCGCGCCGGCGCGAGGCGTTCGCGCGCATGCGCCGCCTGTTCGACACGGTGGCCGGACAGGATCCCGCCATCGACACACTGTCGATGGGCATGAGCGACGACCTGGAGCTGGCGATCGCCGAAGGCGCGACGATGGTCCGCGTCGGGACTGCGCTGTTCGGTGCGCGCCTATCGCGCTGA
- the pdxH gene encoding pyridoxamine 5'-phosphate oxidase, with the protein MSTATTTQLSEALDTFAALFDEARVAGEPDRTAMTVATAALDGRPSARTVLLKAWDERGFVFYTHLDGRKGRELQENPHAALLFHWPRVREGVQVRIEGPVVIVADEEADAYFASRPRGSQIGAWASRQSDELESREVFNRRLEEVEREFEGRDVPRPPRWSGLRVRPDRMEFWYGAQYRLHERWLYDCDVAGDCRKRMLYP; encoded by the coding sequence ATGAGCACCGCGACCACCACCCAGCTGTCCGAAGCCCTCGACACCTTCGCCGCCCTGTTCGACGAGGCGCGCGTCGCGGGCGAGCCCGATCGCACCGCGATGACCGTCGCGACCGCCGCCCTGGATGGGCGTCCTTCCGCGCGCACCGTGCTGCTCAAGGCCTGGGACGAACGCGGCTTCGTGTTCTACACCCATCTCGACGGTCGCAAGGGCCGCGAGTTGCAGGAGAATCCGCACGCCGCGCTGCTGTTCCACTGGCCGCGCGTGCGTGAGGGCGTGCAGGTGCGGATCGAGGGGCCGGTGGTGATCGTCGCCGACGAAGAGGCCGATGCGTATTTCGCCTCGCGTCCGCGCGGCAGCCAGATCGGCGCGTGGGCGTCGAGGCAGTCGGACGAGCTCGAAAGCCGCGAGGTTTTCAACCGGCGGCTGGAGGAAGTGGAGCGTGAGTTCGAAGGCCGCGACGTGCCCAGGCCGCCGCGCTGGTCGGGACTGCGCGTGCGCCCCGATCGCATGGAGTTCTGGTACGGCGCGCAGTACCGCCTGCACGAGCGCTGGCTCTACGATTGCGATGTTGCGGGGGACTGCCGCAAGCGGATGCTGTATCCGTGA
- the proC gene encoding pyrroline-5-carboxylate reductase, with the protein MTQTIAPSDAPIVFIGGGNMARSLIGGLVARGGDAASVRVVDPNPDTREALARDFGVATYADAADAVAGAGTWVLATKPQVMRSVCESLADQARASRPLVMSVAAGITSDQLDRWLGGNAAVVRTMPNTPALLGAGVTGLYANARVDEAGRARAQALLESAGTTVWIDDEARMDAVTAVSGSGPAYVFLLAEAMEDAAVAQGLPAADARTLVLQTVLGAARMLVESGQAPAELRRQVTSPGGTTHAAVETFEAGGLRVLVAEAIDNAARRGGELSAAND; encoded by the coding sequence ATGACCCAGACCATTGCTCCTTCCGATGCGCCCATCGTCTTCATCGGTGGCGGCAACATGGCGCGCAGCCTGATCGGTGGCCTGGTCGCGCGTGGCGGCGATGCCGCTTCGGTGCGCGTCGTCGATCCGAACCCCGACACACGCGAGGCGCTGGCCCGCGACTTCGGCGTGGCGACCTATGCCGACGCGGCCGATGCAGTGGCCGGGGCCGGTACCTGGGTGCTGGCGACCAAACCCCAGGTCATGCGCAGCGTCTGCGAGAGCCTGGCCGATCAGGCGCGTGCGAGCCGCCCGCTGGTGATGTCGGTCGCGGCCGGCATCACCTCCGACCAGCTCGACCGTTGGCTGGGGGGCAATGCGGCCGTCGTGCGCACGATGCCCAACACGCCGGCCCTGCTGGGCGCCGGCGTGACCGGGTTGTATGCGAATGCGCGCGTCGACGAGGCCGGGCGCGCCCGCGCCCAGGCGCTGCTCGAAAGCGCCGGAACCACCGTATGGATCGACGACGAAGCACGCATGGACGCGGTGACCGCCGTGTCCGGCAGCGGACCGGCCTATGTGTTCCTCCTCGCCGAGGCGATGGAAGACGCGGCGGTTGCGCAGGGCCTGCCAGCTGCCGATGCGCGCACGCTGGTACTGCAGACCGTACTGGGTGCCGCGCGGATGCTGGTCGAATCCGGGCAAGCGCCCGCCGAACTGCGTCGCCAGGTCACCTCGCCGGGCGGCACCACCCATGCGGCGGTCGAAACCTTCGAGGCGGGCGGCCTGCGCGTCCTGGTCGCCGAAGCGATCGACAACGCCGCGCGCCGCGGGGGCGAACTCTCGGCCGCCAATGACTGA
- a CDS encoding PilT/PilU family type 4a pilus ATPase, which translates to MSSIDFTSFLKLMAHQKASDLFITAGMPPSIKVHGKISPITQNPLTPQQARDLVLNVMTPPQREEFEKTHECNFAIGVSGVGRFRISCFYQRNQVGMVLRRIETHIPSIEELNLPPIIKTLAMTKRGIVIFVGATGTGKSTSLAAMIGYRNQNSTGHIITIEDPIEFVHKHAGCIITQREVGIDTDSWENALKNTLRQAPDVIMIGEVRTREGMDHAIAFAETGHLVLCTLHANNANQAMDRIINFFPEDRRSQLLMDLSLNLKGVVAQQLIPTPDGKGRRVAMEVMLGTPLVQDYIRDGEIHKLKEVMKESTNLGMKTFDQALFELYQAGEISYEDALRYADSANEVRLRIKLAQGGDARTLSQGLDGVEVAEVR; encoded by the coding sequence ATGAGCAGCATCGATTTCACCTCGTTCCTCAAGCTGATGGCCCATCAGAAGGCCTCGGACCTGTTCATCACGGCCGGCATGCCGCCGTCGATCAAGGTCCACGGCAAGATCTCGCCGATCACCCAGAACCCGCTCACCCCGCAGCAGGCGCGCGATCTGGTGCTCAACGTGATGACCCCGCCGCAGCGCGAGGAGTTCGAGAAGACCCACGAGTGCAACTTCGCGATCGGCGTCTCGGGCGTCGGCCGCTTCCGCATCTCGTGCTTCTACCAGCGCAACCAGGTCGGCATGGTGCTGCGCCGGATCGAGACGCACATCCCCAGTATCGAAGAGCTGAACCTGCCGCCGATCATCAAGACGCTGGCGATGACCAAGCGCGGCATCGTGATCTTCGTCGGCGCCACCGGCACCGGCAAGTCGACCTCGCTGGCGGCGATGATCGGCTATCGCAACCAGAACTCGACCGGTCACATCATCACGATCGAGGACCCGATCGAATTCGTGCACAAGCACGCCGGCTGCATCATCACCCAGCGCGAGGTGGGCATCGACACCGACAGCTGGGAGAACGCGCTCAAGAACACCCTGCGCCAGGCGCCTGACGTGATCATGATCGGCGAGGTGCGCACGCGCGAGGGCATGGATCACGCCATCGCCTTCGCCGAGACCGGCCACCTGGTGCTGTGCACGCTGCATGCGAACAACGCCAACCAGGCGATGGACCGCATCATCAACTTCTTCCCCGAAGACCGACGCAGCCAGCTGCTGATGGATCTTTCGCTCAACCTCAAGGGCGTCGTCGCACAGCAGCTTATCCCCACGCCCGACGGCAAGGGCCGTCGCGTGGCGATGGAGGTCATGCTGGGTACGCCGCTGGTGCAGGACTACATCCGCGATGGCGAGATCCACAAGCTGAAAGAGGTGATGAAGGAGTCGACCAACCTCGGCATGAAGACCTTCGACCAGGCCCTGTTCGAGCTCTACCAGGCTGGCGAGATTTCCTACGAGGACGCACTGCGCTACGCCGACTCCGCCAACGAGGTGCGTCTGCGCATCAAGCTCGCCCAGGGCGGAGATGCGCGCACCCTGTCGCAGGGACTCGACGGGGTGGAAGTGGCCGAAGTGCGCTGA
- a CDS encoding cobalamin-binding protein — protein sequence MTAGPRRIVCLTEEPTEVLYALGEQHRIVGISGFTVRPPQARREKPKVSAFTSAKIDEILKLEPDFVVGFSDIQADIAAELVRRGVEVWISNHRSVDGIVDYVRRLGALVGVGPRADAYADTLRRGLDAIEAQAAKLPYRPRVYFEEWDEPIITGIRWVAELIRIAGGDDVFPELSAQSLARARILASGDPVIERAPDIILGSWCGKKFRPERVAARPGWDSIPAVRDGELHEIKSPLILQPGPAALTDGVAAIAAIIRNWAQSPRRAA from the coding sequence GTGACAGCTGGCCCGCGCCGCATCGTCTGCCTGACCGAAGAACCCACCGAAGTCCTCTACGCACTCGGCGAACAGCACCGCATCGTCGGCATCAGCGGTTTCACCGTGCGTCCGCCGCAGGCACGCCGGGAAAAGCCCAAGGTCAGCGCCTTCACCAGCGCGAAGATCGACGAGATCCTCAAGCTCGAACCGGATTTCGTTGTCGGTTTCTCCGACATCCAGGCCGATATCGCCGCCGAGCTGGTCCGCCGTGGCGTGGAGGTGTGGATCAGCAACCACCGCAGCGTCGACGGCATCGTCGACTACGTGCGCCGGCTCGGCGCCCTGGTCGGCGTGGGTCCGCGCGCCGACGCCTATGCCGACACCCTGCGCCGCGGTCTGGACGCGATCGAAGCGCAAGCCGCGAAGCTGCCGTATCGGCCACGCGTCTACTTCGAGGAATGGGACGAGCCGATCATCACCGGCATCCGCTGGGTCGCCGAGCTGATCCGTATCGCCGGCGGTGACGATGTGTTTCCCGAGCTCTCCGCCCAGTCATTGGCCAGGGCGCGCATCCTCGCCAGTGGAGATCCGGTGATCGAGCGCGCGCCCGACATCATCCTGGGCTCCTGGTGCGGCAAGAAGTTCCGCCCCGAACGCGTCGCCGCGCGCCCGGGATGGGATTCGATTCCGGCCGTCCGCGACGGCGAGCTGCACGAGATCAAGTCCCCGCTGATCCTGCAGCCCGGGCCTGCCGCGCTGACCGATGGCGTGGCCGCGATCGCGGCCATCATCCGCAACTGGGCGCAGAGCCCGCGCCGCGCCGCGTAG
- a CDS encoding superoxide dismutase, translating to MAYTLPELGYAYDALEPHIDAKTMEIHHTKHHQTYINNANAALEGTQWADVPVETLIADLDALPEDKRGPLRNNAGGHANHSLFWTVMSPNGGGNPVGEVAKRIDSDLGGFDAFKEAFTKAALTRFGSGWAWLSVDTSGALKVESSANQDNPLMKGIGSGNTPILGLDVWEHAYYLKYQNRRPDYIAAFYNVVDWNEVERRYQEAVKG from the coding sequence ATGGCCTACACCCTTCCCGAGCTGGGCTACGCGTACGACGCGCTCGAGCCGCATATCGATGCCAAGACGATGGAAATCCATCACACCAAGCATCACCAGACCTACATCAACAACGCCAACGCCGCGCTCGAAGGCACGCAGTGGGCGGACGTCCCGGTCGAGACGCTGATCGCCGATCTCGACGCGCTGCCGGAAGACAAGCGTGGCCCGCTGCGCAACAACGCCGGTGGCCATGCCAACCATTCGCTGTTCTGGACGGTCATGTCGCCCAACGGCGGCGGCAACCCGGTCGGCGAGGTTGCCAAGCGCATCGACAGCGATCTGGGTGGCTTCGACGCATTCAAGGAAGCCTTCACCAAGGCGGCGCTGACCCGCTTCGGCAGCGGCTGGGCCTGGCTGTCGGTCGACACCTCCGGCGCGCTGAAGGTCGAAAGCAGCGCCAACCAAGACAATCCGTTGATGAAGGGCATCGGCTCGGGCAATACACCGATCCTCGGCCTGGACGTCTGGGAACATGCGTACTACCTCAAGTACCAGAACCGTCGTCCTGATTACATCGCCGCCTTCTACAACGTGGTCGACTGGAACGAAGTCGAGCGCCGCTACCAGGAAGCGGTCAAGGGCTGA
- a CDS encoding NAD(P)-dependent oxidoreductase, protein MQRIALIGITGRAGSRIASELLARGHRVTGIARNTADTPAEAGLSLHSADASRADALVPLLQGHDVVVSAARFDGGPTAEVLLEAVRRAGVPRLLVVGGAGSLEVAPGVALIDTPEFPPAYKAEAAAGRVFLDALRRADDIDWTFVSPAASFEPGARTGAFRLGGDALLVDAAGNSAISMEDYAIAFADEIERPAHPRQRFSVAY, encoded by the coding sequence ATGCAACGCATCGCCCTGATCGGCATCACCGGACGCGCGGGCTCGCGTATCGCCAGCGAACTGCTCGCGCGTGGTCATCGCGTCACCGGCATCGCCCGCAACACCGCCGACACGCCTGCCGAGGCCGGCCTGAGCCTGCATTCGGCCGACGCCTCGCGCGCTGATGCCCTTGTGCCCTTGCTGCAGGGACACGACGTCGTCGTGAGCGCCGCCCGGTTCGATGGCGGACCGACCGCCGAGGTGTTGCTCGAGGCCGTGCGCCGCGCCGGCGTACCGCGCCTGCTCGTCGTCGGCGGCGCCGGCAGCCTGGAGGTCGCGCCTGGCGTCGCGCTGATCGATACGCCCGAGTTCCCGCCGGCCTACAAGGCCGAAGCCGCGGCAGGCCGTGTGTTTCTCGACGCGCTGCGCCGCGCTGACGACATCGACTGGACCTTCGTTTCGCCGGCTGCCAGTTTCGAACCCGGCGCGCGCACCGGTGCGTTCCGCCTCGGCGGGGATGCGCTGCTTGTCGACGCTGCAGGCAACAGCGCGATCTCGATGGAGGACTACGCGATCGCCTTTGCCGACGAGATCGAACGTCCCGCGCATCCGCGCCAGCGTTTCAGCGTCGCCTACTGA
- a CDS encoding type IV pilus twitching motility protein PilT, which produces MDIAELLAFSVKNKASDLHLSAGLPPMIRVDGDVRRINIPALEHKQVHALIYDIMSDKQRRDFEEFLEVDFSFEIPGLARFRVNAFNQNRGAGAVFRTIPSEVLTLEDLNCPPIFRQLIDQPQGLILVTGPTGSGKSTTLAAMIDHINKNEYAHILSVEDPIEFVHTSQKCLINQREVHRDTHGFNEALRSALREDPDYILVGELRDLETIRLALTAAETGHLVFGTLHTSSAAKTIDRIIDVFPSGEKPMVRSMLSESLRAVISQSLLKKVGGGRTAAWEIMVGMPAIRNLIREDKVAQMYSAIQTGQQYGMQTLDQHLQDLVKRGLITRPSAREYAKDKRLFD; this is translated from the coding sequence ATGGATATCGCCGAACTGTTGGCGTTTTCGGTCAAGAACAAGGCGTCGGACCTGCATCTGTCCGCGGGATTGCCGCCGATGATCCGCGTCGATGGCGATGTGCGCCGTATCAACATCCCCGCGCTCGAGCACAAGCAGGTGCATGCGCTGATCTACGACATCATGTCGGACAAGCAGCGCCGCGACTTCGAAGAGTTCCTCGAGGTCGACTTCTCGTTCGAGATCCCCGGCCTGGCCCGCTTCCGCGTCAACGCCTTCAACCAGAACCGTGGCGCCGGCGCGGTATTCCGCACCATTCCCTCCGAAGTGCTGACGCTCGAGGACCTGAACTGTCCGCCGATCTTCCGCCAGCTGATCGACCAGCCGCAGGGCCTGATCCTGGTGACCGGCCCGACCGGTTCGGGCAAGTCGACCACGCTCGCGGCGATGATCGACCACATCAACAAGAACGAATACGCGCACATCCTCTCGGTCGAGGATCCGATCGAATTCGTGCACACCTCGCAGAAGTGCCTGATCAACCAGCGCGAGGTGCATCGCGATACGCACGGCTTCAACGAGGCGTTGCGCTCGGCGCTGCGCGAGGATCCCGACTACATCCTGGTCGGCGAGTTGCGAGATCTGGAAACCATCCGCCTGGCGCTCACGGCCGCGGAAACCGGCCACCTGGTCTTCGGCACGCTGCACACCTCGAGCGCGGCCAAGACCATCGACCGCATCATCGACGTCTTCCCCTCGGGAGAGAAGCCGATGGTGCGCTCGATGCTGTCCGAATCGCTGCGCGCGGTGATCTCGCAGTCGCTGCTCAAGAAGGTCGGCGGCGGACGTACCGCAGCCTGGGAAATCATGGTCGGCATGCCTGCGATCCGGAACCTGATCCGCGAGGACAAGGTCGCGCAGATGTATTCGGCCATCCAGACCGGCCAGCAGTACGGCATGCAGACGCTGGACCAGCATCTGCAGGACTTGGTGAAGCGCGGCCTGATCACGCGTCCGTCCGCCAGGGAATACGCCAAGGACAAGCGCCTGTTCGACTGA
- a CDS encoding DUF72 domain-containing protein, with protein MTIRIGISGWRYAPWRGVFYPGALPQRSELAYAAGLFPSIEINGSFYSLQSPASWRAWRDAVPDGFVFAVKGPRFITHMKRLQDIEMPLANFFASGVLALDDRLGPLLWQLPPNLAFDPARMAAFLSLLPRDTTAALSLARRREAARMKGRSALPQLPRRPIRHAIEVRHASFQTPEFMGLLREHGVGLVVSDSAGRHPVTEDVTADFIYIRLHGDTELYTSGYGDAALDHWAQRIRRWAAGGEPRDAQRSAPRAPRAHEGRDVYCYFDNDAKVHAPFDAQTLARRLPAS; from the coding sequence ATGACGATCCGCATCGGCATTTCCGGCTGGCGCTACGCGCCCTGGCGTGGCGTGTTCTATCCCGGGGCGCTGCCCCAGCGCAGCGAGCTTGCGTATGCAGCCGGCCTGTTCCCGTCGATCGAGATCAACGGCTCGTTCTATTCACTGCAGTCGCCGGCGAGCTGGCGCGCATGGCGCGACGCGGTGCCCGACGGCTTCGTGTTCGCGGTCAAAGGGCCACGTTTCATCACCCACATGAAACGTCTGCAGGACATCGAAATGCCGCTGGCCAATTTCTTCGCATCCGGCGTGCTTGCGCTGGATGATCGCCTTGGCCCCCTGCTCTGGCAGCTGCCGCCGAACCTGGCCTTCGACCCTGCGCGCATGGCGGCCTTCCTGTCGTTGCTGCCGCGCGACACCACCGCCGCGTTGTCGCTGGCGCGTCGCCGCGAGGCCGCCCGCATGAAGGGGCGCAGCGCCCTGCCGCAACTGCCGCGGCGCCCCATCCGGCACGCGATCGAAGTCCGCCATGCCAGCTTCCAGACGCCGGAGTTCATGGGACTGCTCCGCGAACACGGCGTGGGTCTGGTGGTCTCCGACAGTGCCGGCCGGCATCCGGTGACCGAGGATGTCACCGCCGACTTCATCTACATCCGCCTGCATGGCGATACCGAGCTCTACACCAGCGGTTATGGCGACGCCGCGCTGGACCACTGGGCGCAACGGATCCGTCGCTGGGCTGCGGGCGGTGAGCCGCGAGACGCGCAACGCAGCGCACCGCGGGCACCACGCGCGCACGAAGGCCGCGATGTCTATTGCTATTTCGACAACGATGCCAAGGTGCATGCGCCGTTCGACGCCCAGACCCTCGCCCGACGACTCCCCGCCAGCTAG
- a CDS encoding FKBP-type peptidyl-prolyl cis-trans isomerase produces MEIAHRRVATVHFTLSDDAGRQLVTTRGHDPLVYMHGSGSIIVGLEAALEGRSAGDTFTVDIPPERGFGPRHDSLVQTLPRSIFTGSNTPSVGEKLRAQTEKGPLDVLVTALSDDAITVDGNNPLAGRVLRADVEVMAVRVATPQEIQFGL; encoded by the coding sequence ATGGAAATCGCCCACCGCCGCGTTGCCACCGTGCACTTCACCCTTTCCGACGATGCCGGCCGGCAGCTGGTGACCACGCGAGGCCATGATCCGCTGGTGTACATGCACGGCAGCGGTTCGATCATCGTCGGGCTCGAAGCTGCGCTCGAAGGCCGCAGCGCCGGCGATACCTTCACCGTCGACATTCCGCCCGAGCGCGGCTTCGGGCCTCGCCACGACAGCCTCGTGCAGACCTTGCCGCGCTCGATCTTCACCGGCAGCAATACGCCCTCCGTTGGCGAGAAGCTGCGGGCGCAGACGGAGAAGGGGCCGCTCGATGTCCTGGTCACCGCGCTGAGCGATGACGCGATCACGGTGGACGGCAACAATCCGCTTGCCGGGCGCGTCCTGCGCGCGGATGTGGAGGTGATGGCGGTGCGCGTGGCAACGCCGCAGGAGATCCAGTTCGGTCTCTAG
- a CDS encoding DNA-3-methyladenine glycosylase I, whose product MSGYCDIAPGHPVHASYHATEYGFPQREEAVLFERLLLEINQAGLSWETILRKRAGFRAAYDGFDVDAVADYGEADRARLLGDAAIIRNRLKVDAAIHNAQVIRSLRDSHGGFADWLDAHARDYGTPRDKASWVKLFKRTFRFTGGEITGEFLMSLGYLPGAHRADCPVMQDIARVKRNV is encoded by the coding sequence ATGAGCGGCTATTGCGACATCGCCCCCGGACATCCCGTCCATGCGTCCTACCACGCGACGGAGTACGGCTTTCCGCAGCGCGAGGAGGCAGTGCTGTTCGAGCGGCTGTTGCTCGAGATCAACCAGGCCGGGTTGAGCTGGGAGACCATCCTGCGCAAGCGCGCTGGCTTCCGCGCCGCCTACGATGGGTTCGATGTCGATGCGGTCGCCGATTACGGCGAAGCGGACCGCGCGCGACTGCTCGGCGACGCCGCGATCATCCGCAACCGGCTCAAGGTCGACGCGGCGATCCACAACGCACAGGTGATCCGCAGCCTGCGCGACAGCCATGGCGGCTTCGCGGACTGGCTCGATGCGCATGCACGCGACTACGGCACGCCGCGTGACAAGGCCTCGTGGGTCAAGCTGTTCAAGCGGACATTCCGCTTCACCGGTGGCGAGATCACCGGCGAGTTCCTGATGAGCCTGGGGTACTTGCCGGGCGCGCACCGCGCGGACTGTCCGGTAATGCAGGACATCGCACGCGTGAAGCGGAACGTCTGA
- a CDS encoding DUF4426 domain-containing protein — protein sequence MTEGARLPVAMLALLVTACGQAPSQAEVAAAATNAAMPARATTGELEVLGSVVPTAGLSAPVATRYRIEPARDRALVLVSVRRGDAATPARVRGEARDLRGVRQVLEFDAVDVDGATEYVATARVEGPDTLRLDLRVATDEGERVNLRFSRDIGR from the coding sequence ATGACTGAGGGCGCGCGCCTTCCGGTCGCGATGCTCGCGCTGCTGGTCACTGCCTGCGGGCAGGCGCCGTCGCAGGCGGAGGTCGCCGCCGCGGCGACGAATGCAGCGATGCCGGCCCGGGCCACGACCGGCGAGCTGGAGGTGCTGGGGAGCGTGGTGCCGACCGCAGGCCTGAGCGCCCCGGTGGCCACTCGCTACCGGATCGAACCGGCGCGGGATCGCGCGCTCGTGCTGGTCAGCGTCCGACGCGGCGACGCCGCAACACCCGCGCGCGTCCGCGGCGAAGCCCGCGACCTGCGCGGCGTGCGTCAGGTCCTCGAGTTCGACGCGGTGGACGTGGATGGCGCCACCGAATACGTCGCGACCGCACGCGTGGAAGGTCCGGACACGCTGCGCCTGGACCTGCGGGTCGCCACCGACGAGGGCGAACGGGTCAACCTGCGCTTCAGCCGCGACATCGGGCGCTGA